In Hermetia illucens chromosome 5, iHerIll2.2.curated.20191125, whole genome shotgun sequence, a single window of DNA contains:
- the LOC119657785 gene encoding uncharacterized protein LOC119657785, which translates to MSNSMYYKETFLIAITLIATTALADDYHSNEEVTSTSSLDFFDVENTNEFYDPSKQLLLPDTLIRDHVMADSVELAASQFLGSQSPPASDSFISKNMLTTLVPPSFDASKQTISTFDTQRPVADDEDIFNYTTTSSTMNEIAASDHFLFTNVSAESEFIEDQDTILTTTPRTKQGKQITISNLKPHEALRKFVQDSYIRRPLAILIDTAHDSLERIKELWMDALQLKVPLDCVLLAYDASGVTVTYNFTNTWMLIAGIESIKSSQNTPGKTFFGIIRAIELIPYDSAVFVSTGLLPADENLAQYAAMALLKKRIRLYLSWMGDKPLTENETHQEGGGTLGSVAVRSGGEVIFAEETRNGEYPADNMDIVFDEHTQGLQDQELTITPTVSDIYIKVGTALNTATLETPNGG; encoded by the exons ATGTCGAACAGTATGTACTACAAAGAAACATTTCTCATTGCCATAACACTTATCGCCACAACCGCGCTAGCGGATGATTATCATTCTAATGAGGAAGTTACATCGACCAGCAGCCTTGACTTTTTTGATGTTGAAAATACTAACGAATTCTACGATCCAAGTAAACAATTGTTGCTGCCAGATACGTTAATTAGAGACCATGTAATGGCAGACTCCGTCGAATtggccgcatcccaattcttagGATCTCAATCGCCCCCCGCTTCTGACAGTTTTATATCAAAAAATATGCTAACAACATTGGTGCCGCCGTCTTTTGATGCTTCTAAGCAGACAATATCAACATTCGATACGCAACGACCTGTAGCGGACGACGAAGACATTTTTAATTATACAACCACATCTTCGACAATGAATGAGATCGCCGCATCGGACCATTTTCTTTTCACCAATGTATCGGCGGAGTCGGAATTCATTGAGGATCAGGACACGATTCTAACAACAACTCCACGTACGAAGCAAGGAAAGCAAATAACAATTTCTAACCTAAAACCACATGAAGCCCTGCGGAAATTTGTTCAGGATTCGTACATTCGAAGGCCGTTGGCCATTCTAATCGACACCGCACACGACAGTCTTGAACGTATCAAAGAATTGTGGATGGACGCCCTTCAACTGAAAGTACCTCTGGATTGTGTTTTACTTGCATATGATGCATCAG GTGTTACAGTTACATATAACTTCACGAATACCTGGATGCTAATAGCTGGAATAGAAAGTATTAAGTCATCACAAAATACCCCAGGCAAGACCTTTTTTGGAATCATACGAGCAATTGAATTAATCCCGTACGACAGCGCGGTGTTTGTTAGTACCGGGCTCTTGCCAGCCGATGAGAATTTGGCACAATATGCGGCCATGGCGTTACTTAAAAAGAGAATAAGA TTGTATTTATCATGGATGGGCGACAAACCTCTGACAGAAAACGAAACTCATCAAGAAGGAGGTGGAACGCTAGGAAGCGTTGCCGTGCGATCTGGAGGTGAAGTAATATTCGCTGAAGAGACGAGAAATGGAGAGTATCCAGCAGATAATATG GATATAGTGTTCGATGAGCACACTCAAGGACTTCAGGATCAGGAGCTCACTATTACCCCAACCGTGTCTGATATTTATATCAAAGTGGGTACGGCTCTAAACACGGCTACGTTGGAAACCCCCAACGGCGGTTAG